Below is a genomic region from Leptotrichia shahii.
CAAGGACAGAAAATCTATCTTCTTGTGAATTACGGAATTAATATTATTTTTGAAAATTTTGAAGATTCTAAAGCAATGTATAGCTTGTTTCAGGATACAATAAAAGAAGACTTGGAAAATACAAAGAAAATTTTAGATTATAATTTAAATGAGAAAAAACTAAGATATTCATTTTTACTACATTTTCTTATAAGAGAGAATTTAATTGATGAAAATGAAAAAAATAAATTTATAAAAAAATCTGAAAATATAATAATTGGAAATTTGAAGGAAATATTTGAGATGAAAGCCTGGGAATGGTATCCAGCAAAGTTTAGAAACTTGGATTTTTTGAAGGAAGAAGACATTAATTGGGAAAATATTTTTGTAAATTGCTTGGGAAGTAAATCGACAGTTATCTTAGCAAAAAAAGACAAAATAATACTTTCACTTTTTAAATATTCAAATATGTATAAAAAAGTTTTTCAATTTTTGACAAATTGTATAAAAAAAGTAAATTTATTTAAGAATCTTTTTACAAAATATGGAATACTTTATGGAATAAGTGATTTGGAATCCATAATGGATGAATTGTGGAATTATGGATTCCCAATCAGCTTTATAAATGAAAAATATTTTGAGTATATTGAAAAAACAGGTTTTAATGGTGAAAATAATAACATTTGGATTAAATTTTTACATAAGCATAAGAAAGAATTGTACGAAAGTTTTGAAAATGATAAAATATCGAATGAGAACATAGAGAATTACGTGAAAATTTTATATTCAAAAGATAATGGATTTGATTATGCAAAATTAGCTGGATTGCTAGTAAATGCAGAAAGACATTTGAAAAATGAGATTGAGGAAATCTTGAGAAATAAAATGGATAAAAAAGGAGTAAGAGATAAATTAGAAAAAATTGCTGAAGATAAAAATAGCGATGCAGAATATATTGCTCAAAAATTAATAAAATACTGGAATAATATAAAGGCACAGGAAGAAATAGAAAATCTGGGAGATTTAAAGAAAATTATTGAATATGCAGATAGCCTGTGTCTTGAAAAGCATGAAGAAAATGCAATATTTAATACGGAAGTTGACTATAATTCAGTACGGATAAGAGATAGCAGCCAAAGAATGCCATCTAAATTAATTAAATATTATATTTCAGAATATATATTATCAAAAGATATAAAAAGCATGGAAATATGTAATAAAATTGAAGAAATATCACAAAGAGAAGATCTCAGAAGATTTATTGAAAAAATATTTGAAAGATGGAAAGTACATAAATTTAATCCAAAATATAAAAACATTTTTGTACCCTTAATAAGGACAGCAAGTTTGGAACAAATATCTGAAATGATTGGTGTGGTTGACATGCTTGTAAGCGAGTATAATAAAGTTACAGTTGCAGCTTATGGAATAAGAGTTCTGACATTGCGAAGAGAAGTTAAGGAAGTGGGTGTGCTCTTAAATGGATTTAGCTTAAATTATAAGGATAAAAGAATAAGAGTTGCGGCTGATGAAGCGTTGGAAATAATTGCAGAAAGAGAAGGACTTTCACGAGATGAATTAAATGATATTTTAGTTCCTGATTTTGGTTTTGAGATGGATAGATCAAAAGTTTTTGAGTATGGTGAAAAGAGAATAAAAGCAATACTTAATATTAAAGAAGAACCTCAAAGAATTATTCTTTACGATAAAAATAATAAAGTAATGAAGTCATTTCCAAGAATAAATAAAAAAAAGAATGGTGTATACGTTATTCTTGAAAAACATAAAAAAGAAATAAAATACATAAAAAAGCAATTAAGAGGAATATCGTTAGTGCAGAAGGATAATCTATTAAAAGCTCTTTTTACCCAAAGAAAATGGACAGCAAAAAAATGGAATGAAATTTTTATTAAAAATCCAATTATGCAAAAATTTGCAATATTTCTTGTTTGGAAAGAAATAGATGATAAAAATAAAATAATAAATACATTTAAATACACAGAAAATGGAGCTTTTGAAACAATTGATGAAAAAAAATATGAAATAAACAAAGATAATTACATAAACCTTTTATATCTTCCTCAAATTTCCAATAATGGACAGAAATATTGGAAAAAATACTTCAAAGATAATAAATTACATCAGCCTATAAATCAATTAAATATGACAATATACAAATTAACAGAAGAAAAACAGGAAAAAATAGAAATTTTAGATTATAATAATAAAAAGTTTTTTGCAAAGGAATTACGTAAGCAAAATTTGAAATTAAATTTTGAAATGAATTCTGAAAATGATGGAATGATATATGGAAATCATTATTATGATGAAAATACAGATATAACAGCTGTTATTTTAACAAGTTCATTTTTTCCAAGAGAATATTCAAAAATGATACAAATAGAAAAAATATTTTTTTTTAAAGGAAATACATCAATTCAGTATAAAAATATTTTAAAAAATCAGAATATAAAATTTTTAAAATTAAAAGATGTTCCAGATCGTATAATAAGTTTGGCATGTTATATGGCTGAAATTTTATTAGGCAATGAAAAAGAAAAAAATTAGAATTGTAAAAAATATAAAGATAAAAGATTAAGGAGAGTAAAATTGAGTAGTAAAAAAAAGGTAATGTTATTTTTAGGGGCAGTTTCATTAATTGCTTTCGGGAATTATCGACAATTTGTAGAAAGTCATAAGGGAAAAACTGCGACAGAAGGAAAGGTTAGTGAAAAAGCCACTTCATCGGTAGATAAAAATTCAAAAGAAGATAAAACAAGTGAAAAGGCAACTTCATCTAAAGGCGAAGCATCTAAACAAGGAAAAACTGGCGAAAAGTCAACATCATCAGTAAATAACGAAAACAAGGCAAAGTCTGAAAATAAAGAGCCGATGCCAGAAGCGAAATCTGCTCCACAGATAGATAAACCAGCAAGTAATACACCGCCAAAGACTTCAAATGAAAAAGAAAGTAAAAAGCCTGAGAATAATCAAAAGAAAAAAGATAATGTTGAAAAGTCTAAAAGTCAAAGTTCAAAAAAAACAAAGCAAAACGAAGAGGGAGAATTAAAAATTGATAAAAATAAAGAGGTTGAAAATCAGTATAAACTGAATATGTCAAAAGAAGGAAAAACAAGCGAAAAAGCCACTTCATCAAATGGGAAATAGGTAAAAAAATATGATGTATAAAGTTCAAGTGCGTTTTTTATTTCATTCAGATATAAAAATAAAAATACCTGAAATTTATAATGATTCAATTTTTGATGATTTATTTGGAATATTGGAGGATGTAAATAGAAAATATAACTCCTACTCAGAAAATTCGTATATTGATAAGATTAATAAAAATAGTGGGCATTTTGTAAAAGTGGATTTGCAAACCATTGAAATTTTGAGGAAAATTATTTATTTATCAAAAATTATTGGTGGAGAATACGACATTACAATAATGCCTCTCATAAGGCTTTGGGGATTTTATAAACAAAATCCCGTTTTGCCGTGTTTTGAAGAAATAAAAAAGGCTAAAAAACTTATTGACTATAAAAAGATTATCGTTGATAGGAAGAGAAGCCGTATAAAAATTGGGAAAAATCAGGAAATTATAACAGGTTCATTTATAAAGGCTTATGCGATTGAAAAAATGGTTAATAGAATGCGAGAGATGGGAATAAAAGATGCTGTCGTAAATGCTGGAGGGAGCAGCATTATTGGCTATTGATGAGTGGGGAATCATCGCTGAGAATCCTGAAGATGAAAAAGAGGTGTTAAGAAATGTAAATGGAATGCCTACTAGAATAACAAAATATAAGCACTCTGGAGATAAAGATAATGATTTGTTTGAAATAAAAATAAAAAATATGAGTTATTCAACTTCTAATCAAAAAAATACATATCTTATGATAAACAATGAAAAATATGGTCATATAATAAGTCCAAAAACTGGATTTCCATCTCAAAATAAGCAAGTTGGAGTAATTACAAAAAGTGCCTTTTTTGGAGATATTATTTCAACGGGGCTTTATAATCAGATTCCAGAAGGATTTTATAAAATTATGGAAAGGTTATCTTGTGAAATGGAAATTTCAGGATTTTTAATTGATAAGTTTGGGAAAATACATTATTTTAATATGGAGAAACATTTTTAGAGAAGATAAAGTTAATTAAGCAATAAAGAAAGATAAAAAAATGTTTTTTTAAAAATTTTTAAATTTTTCAAAATTATTAAAAAAATTTTAATGGAAGGGAGAAAAATAAATTGGCAAAAGATGTTTTACATGAATTAAGGGATATAAATTCATTAAAATCAAGGAGAAATAATGTAGTATTGATTTTTCTGTGTTTCGTTGTGGGAATTTTTTCTGGAATTATTGTTGGAAGCTATACGTTAATATTAAAAAAAATGACAATTTTTAGAGAATTTTTTACTATAAATTTGGGATTTCCTAAAATAATTATCGGAGTAATAGTATTTATACTATTGGGACTGGCTATACAATTTATGCTTTCCAAATATCCATTAATTAGCGGAAGTGGAATTCCGCAAGTTAGCGGATTGCTTACAAAAAAAGTAAAATTTAAGTGGTTTGGAGAGTTAATTACAAAATTTGTAGGCGGGATATTGGCAATTGGGGCTGGAATGTCGATGGGACGTGAAGGGCCTTCGGTACATTTGGGCGCTTTGGTCGGGTCTGGAATAAAGGAACTTGCGAAGCGTTCAGAAGTTGAGGAAAAATATCTTGTAACTTGTGGAGCAAGTGCCGGTATTTCTTCAACATTTAATGCTCCACTTGCAGGAGTTATATTTTCACTTGAGGAAATCCATAAATTCTTTTCTCCGCTGCTATTAATTTGTGTTATGGTGGCAAGCGGTACTTCTAATTTTGTTTCTAGAATGATTTTAGGTTCACATACGTCTTTTCAATACAATTTTATATTGCCAAAAGGTATTCCATATTATGTAATTGCACTTGTAACAGTCGTTTTCTGCATTGTAATTACAATCACAGGAAAGGCATTTAGCTATTTTTTGCTGCTTATTCAAAAATATTATAAGAAGATAAATTTGAACAGTTATGTAAAGATGTCAATATTTATGGTAATAGCGTATACTGTTGCTGTATTTTTTAGTGATGTTACAGGTGGTGGACATGAACTTATAGAGGAAATGTTTGGAAAAAATGTAATGTTAAAAACGATTGTTATAATTTTATTATTAAAATTCTTTTACACAATGCTTTGCTATGCAACAAGCGCTCCAGGAGGAATCTTTCTTCCAATGCTTGTAATAGGGGCTTTGACAGGAAAAGTCTACGGTGAAGTGCTAAATCATTATTTTTCAATTCCAAATGAAATAATCGTGCATTTTATGTTGCTCGGAATGGCAGCTTATTTTACGGCAGTTGTGAGAGCTCCAATTACTGGAATTACGTTAATTTTGGAAATGACAGGTAACTTTTCATATTTGTATATGCTAATAGTTGTTTGCACAATAACTTATATTTTTACAGAACTATTAAAAATGGAACCAATTTATGAAAGGCTTTATCTGAATATGTTTCAAAAGCAAATCTTGGAAGAAAAAAAAGATACTTACAAAATTCATAAGAATGATAACAGGTTGGAAATTCTGGAAAAATGGTGGAAAAATAAAAAATTTGGAATTGGCGTAAGACCAGATGTAAAGGATAAGATTGTAACACTTTTGATTCCAGTAGGAGCAAATTCTGAATTTGACAATAAATTAGTAAAGGATCTTAAATTACCAGAAAATTTAT
It encodes:
- a CDS encoding FAD:protein FMN transferase; its protein translation is MLEGAALLAIDEWGIIAENPEDEKEVLRNVNGMPTRITKYKHSGDKDNDLFEIKIKNMSYSTSNQKNTYLMINNEKYGHIISPKTGFPSQNKQVGVITKSAFFGDIISTGLYNQIPEGFYKIMERLSCEMEISGFLIDKFGKIHYFNMEKHF
- a CDS encoding DUF4132 domain-containing protein; the encoded protein is MTEEEMIENLVESAKKEHIRNEIRDLLNDKIKEAVNIHKKDLKYISNLEMEEFMEKDEFLESGAGKLLIKYFKYMYNNFPDELSYQFSNFPLKYKIYKILDFSCEFVKRDFESNFEIKNKEHFWNNCKYFFKYFQDLTDEYIRSYDSYSNNFLIKLGILIIVKNIETVNMGGNENRDEIKILDNIFINYIANKINENGMTIMFERYLDDGNFNKYFQNMEMLNIGKTRKYLEKKFFEIIIENQKISSIVNEGIKLFIMFSNIEFSSTVNNNYCRNKLFEKIMENFKKYDFSQGQKIYLLVNYGINIIFENFEDSKAMYSLFQDTIKEDLENTKKILDYNLNEKKLRYSFLLHFLIRENLIDENEKNKFIKKSENIIIGNLKEIFEMKAWEWYPAKFRNLDFLKEEDINWENIFVNCLGSKSTVILAKKDKIILSLFKYSNMYKKVFQFLTNCIKKVNLFKNLFTKYGILYGISDLESIMDELWNYGFPISFINEKYFEYIEKTGFNGENNNIWIKFLHKHKKELYESFENDKISNENIENYVKILYSKDNGFDYAKLAGLLVNAERHLKNEIEEILRNKMDKKGVRDKLEKIAEDKNSDAEYIAQKLIKYWNNIKAQEEIENLGDLKKIIEYADSLCLEKHEENAIFNTEVDYNSVRIRDSSQRMPSKLIKYYISEYILSKDIKSMEICNKIEEISQREDLRRFIEKIFERWKVHKFNPKYKNIFVPLIRTASLEQISEMIGVVDMLVSEYNKVTVAAYGIRVLTLRREVKEVGVLLNGFSLNYKDKRIRVAADEALEIIAEREGLSRDELNDILVPDFGFEMDRSKVFEYGEKRIKAILNIKEEPQRIILYDKNNKVMKSFPRINKKKNGVYVILEKHKKEIKYIKKQLRGISLVQKDNLLKALFTQRKWTAKKWNEIFIKNPIMQKFAIFLVWKEIDDKNKIINTFKYTENGAFETIDEKKYEINKDNYINLLYLPQISNNGQKYWKKYFKDNKLHQPINQLNMTIYKLTEEKQEKIEILDYNNKKFFAKELRKQNLKLNFEMNSENDGMIYGNHYYDENTDITAVILTSSFFPREYSKMIQIEKIFFFKGNTSIQYKNILKNQNIKFLKLKDVPDRIISLACYMAEILLGNEKEKN
- a CDS encoding ClC family H(+)/Cl(-) exchange transporter → MAKDVLHELRDINSLKSRRNNVVLIFLCFVVGIFSGIIVGSYTLILKKMTIFREFFTINLGFPKIIIGVIVFILLGLAIQFMLSKYPLISGSGIPQVSGLLTKKVKFKWFGELITKFVGGILAIGAGMSMGREGPSVHLGALVGSGIKELAKRSEVEEKYLVTCGASAGISSTFNAPLAGVIFSLEEIHKFFSPLLLICVMVASGTSNFVSRMILGSHTSFQYNFILPKGIPYYVIALVTVVFCIVITITGKAFSYFLLLIQKYYKKINLNSYVKMSIFMVIAYTVAVFFSDVTGGGHELIEEMFGKNVMLKTIVIILLLKFFYTMLCYATSAPGGIFLPMLVIGALTGKVYGEVLNHYFSIPNEIIVHFMLLGMAAYFTAVVRAPITGITLILEMTGNFSYLYMLIVVCTITYIFTELLKMEPIYERLYLNMFQKQILEEKKDTYKIHKNDNRLEILEKWWKNKKFGIGVRPDVKDKIVTLLIPVGANSEFDNKLVKDLKLPENLLIVSVRKAGKDSIARGDTPIQSGNQLVIITDYETAQKYAGELRERGMKIIE
- a CDS encoding FAD:protein FMN transferase yields the protein MMYKVQVRFLFHSDIKIKIPEIYNDSIFDDLFGILEDVNRKYNSYSENSYIDKINKNSGHFVKVDLQTIEILRKIIYLSKIIGGEYDITIMPLIRLWGFYKQNPVLPCFEEIKKAKKLIDYKKIIVDRKRSRIKIGKNQEIITGSFIKAYAIEKMVNRMREMGIKDAVVNAGGSSIIGY